A genomic stretch from Kribbella amoyensis includes:
- a CDS encoding LysR family transcriptional regulator produces the protein MLTERLLQIFVALADEQHFGDAARVVGITQPPLSQGLRRLESLVGAKLFDRGSGGVELTPAGTALLPYARRALTSIDEFHHAVSAHDPGGPELRLGLTPEVPAAVGAAVAAACGEAVKGSRVTVVSAPTSALLPQVAAGRLAFAVVLHPSVLEGVDAGPVTLLPTWALTPAGLHPTDGEPLPLHKVGALPVAVRPRPEAPAARDLFLDTLALHRPTGGTVVVTDDRAALAMTAAGQAIVITPDPTLQAPGVTRHPLIGDPLPVRLRLIWSQNPALHLAAALPQLTNALAASADARAAS, from the coding sequence ATGCTGACTGAGCGGCTGCTGCAGATCTTTGTCGCACTGGCCGACGAGCAGCACTTCGGCGACGCAGCCCGGGTCGTCGGCATCACCCAGCCGCCGCTGTCGCAGGGCCTGCGCCGACTCGAATCGCTGGTCGGCGCGAAGCTGTTCGACCGGGGATCCGGCGGGGTCGAGCTCACCCCGGCCGGTACCGCGCTGCTGCCGTACGCCCGGCGCGCGCTGACGTCGATCGACGAGTTCCACCACGCGGTCTCGGCGCACGATCCGGGTGGACCAGAACTCCGCCTCGGCCTCACCCCCGAAGTACCGGCGGCGGTCGGCGCGGCGGTCGCAGCAGCGTGCGGCGAGGCGGTGAAGGGGAGCCGGGTCACGGTCGTCTCCGCGCCGACCAGCGCGCTACTGCCGCAGGTCGCGGCCGGGCGGTTGGCGTTCGCGGTGGTGCTGCATCCGTCGGTCCTCGAAGGCGTCGACGCCGGACCGGTCACGCTGCTGCCGACCTGGGCACTCACCCCGGCCGGCCTCCACCCGACCGACGGCGAACCACTGCCGCTGCACAAGGTCGGCGCGCTCCCGGTCGCCGTCCGCCCCCGCCCCGAGGCACCCGCGGCCCGCGACCTCTTCCTCGACACGCTCGCCCTGCATCGCCCGACCGGCGGGACCGTGGTGGTGACCGACGACCGCGCCGCCCTCGCGATGACCGCGGCCGGCCAGGCGATCGTGATCACGCCGGACCCCACCCTGCAGGCGCCCGGCGTGACGCGGCACCCGCTGATCGGCGACCCGTTGCCGGTCCGGCTCCGGCTGATCTGGTCCCAGAACCCGGCGCTCCACCTGGCCGCCGCCCTGCCCCAACTCACCAACGCGCTGGCGGCATCAGCCGACGCGCGGGCGGCATCGTGA
- a CDS encoding GntR family transcriptional regulator, whose translation MSERQLDRGSDRPLWKQLQQDLVRRLRAGEFADTFPGELVLVEEYRVSRHTVRQALGQLRADGLIVAERGRQPRVATTPEIRQPMGALYSLFSSVEAAGLAQHSVVRALDVRADGVIASRLDLEASSPLVYLERLRFAGEEPLALDRVWLPAADAEGLLESDFSHTSLYNELAERTGLRLDHGREDIRAVNPTAAERALLRCPAEAAAFSINRLGHAQGRKVEWRHTIVRGDRFALAAEFSAHQGYRLTPATPTASFQD comes from the coding sequence ATGAGCGAGCGTCAGCTGGATCGCGGCAGCGACCGGCCGCTGTGGAAGCAGCTGCAGCAGGACCTGGTCCGCCGACTCCGGGCCGGGGAGTTCGCCGACACGTTCCCGGGCGAGCTGGTGCTGGTCGAGGAGTACCGGGTCAGCCGGCACACCGTCCGGCAGGCGCTCGGGCAACTCCGCGCGGACGGGCTGATCGTGGCCGAGCGCGGCCGGCAGCCCCGGGTCGCGACGACGCCGGAGATCCGCCAGCCGATGGGCGCGCTGTACAGCCTGTTCTCGTCGGTCGAGGCGGCCGGGCTGGCCCAGCACAGCGTCGTCCGGGCCCTCGATGTCCGGGCCGACGGGGTGATCGCGAGCCGGCTCGACCTGGAGGCGTCGAGCCCGCTGGTCTACCTGGAGCGGCTGCGGTTCGCCGGCGAGGAACCGCTCGCGCTGGACCGGGTCTGGCTGCCGGCCGCGGACGCCGAAGGGCTGCTGGAATCCGACTTCAGCCACACCAGCCTCTACAACGAACTGGCCGAGCGCACCGGCCTCCGGCTGGACCACGGCCGCGAGGACATCCGCGCGGTCAACCCGACCGCGGCTGAGCGGGCCCTGCTGCGTTGTCCGGCGGAGGCGGCTGCGTTCTCGATCAACCGGCTGGGGCACGCACAAGGGCGCAAGGTGGAGTGGCGGCACACGATCGTGCGAGGCGACCGCTTCGCGCTGGCGGCCGAGTTCTCCGCTCACCAGGGCTACCGGCTCACCCCAGCCACGCCCACCGCCTCGTTCCAGGACTAG
- a CDS encoding flavin reductase family protein, with product MTHLTITPSILYVGTPVALLTTDNGDGTYNLAPMSSAWALGDTVVLGLGVEGQTGNNLRERPELVINYPSPESWKAVEALASLTGREPVPAEKRERFRFERDKFGAAGLTPVPAELVAPPRVAECPLQFEARVVKVDAEGNFLTVHARVLRVHADERIVVPGTSYVDPDAWSPLVYNFRHYFGLGEQLGESFRTETPTAGSPVVRVPRR from the coding sequence ATGACCCACCTGACGATCACCCCGTCCATCCTGTACGTCGGGACGCCGGTCGCGCTGTTGACGACGGACAACGGCGACGGCACCTACAACCTGGCTCCCATGTCGTCCGCATGGGCGCTCGGTGACACGGTCGTGCTGGGGCTCGGCGTGGAAGGGCAGACGGGGAACAACCTGCGTGAGCGGCCCGAACTCGTGATCAACTACCCGTCGCCCGAGTCGTGGAAGGCGGTTGAGGCACTCGCGAGTCTGACTGGACGTGAACCGGTTCCGGCCGAGAAGCGGGAGCGGTTCCGGTTCGAGCGGGACAAGTTCGGGGCGGCGGGGTTGACGCCGGTACCGGCTGAGTTGGTGGCGCCGCCGCGGGTTGCGGAGTGCCCGTTGCAGTTCGAGGCGCGGGTGGTCAAGGTTGATGCTGAGGGCAACTTTTTGACGGTGCACGCGCGGGTGCTTCGGGTGCATGCGGACGAGCGGATCGTCGTGCCGGGGACGTCGTACGTCGATCCGGACGCGTGGTCGCCGTTGGTCTACAACTTCCGGCACTACTTCGGACTGGGCGAGCAACTCGGCGAGAGCTTCCGGACCGAGACGCCTACCGCTGGTTCCCCAGTTGTGCGAGTTCCTCGTCGGTGA
- a CDS encoding serine hydrolase, which translates to MSTPSRLRALFEDAGTRGWLHAIRLGGSEGEVAVDADALVPMASVYKLPLLVAFCELVDRGALDPREQVTLEPSDRTAGPTGLSVLLDPVSMSRRDLALSMMTVSDNAAADALLDVVGLDRLADFLSRHGLTGTRIRRGTAGNLRDLLDRTRTDDPDTAFAVLADNDMTDPAGIYEAANASATTARDMTRLLGLIWSGEVLSAEQTAFVRRALGLQVFAQRLGSGFPHDAVRVFGKTGTFAALRHEVGVVELPDGSAYAVAVFTRAARGDRKLPRVDQAIGTAARLAVDTLR; encoded by the coding sequence GTGAGTACGCCGTCGCGTCTGCGGGCGCTGTTCGAGGACGCCGGTACCCGTGGTTGGCTGCACGCGATCCGGCTCGGCGGATCCGAGGGCGAGGTCGCTGTGGACGCCGACGCTTTGGTGCCGATGGCATCCGTCTACAAGCTGCCGCTGCTGGTGGCGTTCTGCGAACTGGTCGACCGCGGGGCGCTGGATCCACGGGAACAGGTGACGCTGGAGCCGAGCGATCGAACGGCTGGTCCGACGGGGCTGTCGGTCCTGCTTGATCCGGTGAGCATGTCCCGGCGGGATCTGGCGCTGTCGATGATGACCGTGTCCGACAACGCGGCAGCCGACGCGCTGCTCGACGTGGTCGGGCTGGACCGGCTGGCCGACTTCCTCAGCCGGCATGGTCTTACGGGGACGCGCATCCGCCGCGGTACCGCTGGGAATCTCCGCGACCTGCTGGATCGGACTCGGACCGACGACCCCGACACCGCTTTCGCCGTACTCGCGGACAACGACATGACGGACCCGGCCGGCATCTACGAGGCGGCGAACGCGTCCGCTACGACGGCGCGGGACATGACGAGGTTGCTCGGGTTGATCTGGTCGGGCGAGGTGCTCTCCGCCGAGCAAACCGCGTTCGTGCGGCGGGCGTTGGGGTTGCAGGTGTTTGCGCAGCGGCTCGGGTCCGGGTTCCCGCACGATGCGGTGAGGGTGTTCGGCAAGACGGGGACGTTCGCGGCCTTGCGGCACGAGGTGGGCGTGGTCGAACTGCCCGACGGCTCGGCGTACGCGGTCGCCGTCTTCACGAGGGCCGCCCGAGGCGACCGCAAGCTCCCGCGCGTCGACCAGGCCATCGGAACGGCCGCCCGCCTCGCCGTCGACACCCTGCGCTGA
- a CDS encoding epoxide hydrolase N-terminal domain-containing protein — MGTERTAEVRELRLRVPRTELAALYERLRAFRDGGGYIAAGLDRIVPAAYADELIDYWVDGYDWRVHEARLAAYHHYATEIAGQFVHFLHLRSASPSARPALLTHAWPSGVMDVLDAAGPLEAAGGNHLVIPSIAWTALTGPGDGSPSQRAAAGWDELMRRLGYDDYQVGDDRDGLTATPAYTAVTEAGAQQRGLDAAELAEVRWFNENLTAFNEGRQISALVLSTALLAWNAQLVSLEIDRDALLTGLTLAWFVSQLPVE; from the coding sequence GTGGGAACTGAGCGCACAGCGGAAGTCCGTGAGTTGCGGTTGCGGGTGCCGCGGACCGAGCTCGCGGCGCTGTACGAGCGGTTGCGCGCGTTCCGGGACGGCGGCGGTTACATCGCCGCGGGGCTGGACCGGATCGTGCCGGCCGCCTACGCCGACGAGCTGATCGACTACTGGGTCGACGGCTACGACTGGCGCGTCCACGAGGCCCGGCTGGCGGCGTACCACCACTACGCGACCGAGATCGCCGGCCAGTTCGTGCACTTCCTGCATCTGCGCTCGGCGAGTCCGTCGGCCCGGCCGGCGCTGCTCACCCACGCCTGGCCGAGCGGGGTGATGGACGTACTGGATGCCGCCGGACCGCTCGAGGCCGCCGGTGGGAACCACCTGGTGATCCCGTCGATCGCGTGGACCGCACTGACCGGGCCGGGCGACGGTTCGCCGAGTCAGCGGGCCGCGGCAGGCTGGGACGAGCTGATGCGCCGGCTCGGGTACGACGACTATCAGGTCGGCGACGACCGGGACGGGCTGACTGCGACCCCGGCGTACACCGCGGTGACCGAGGCCGGTGCGCAGCAGCGCGGGCTGGACGCCGCCGAGCTGGCCGAGGTGCGCTGGTTCAACGAGAACCTCACGGCGTTCAACGAGGGGCGGCAGATCTCCGCGTTGGTGCTGAGCACGGCGCTGCTTGCGTGGAATGCCCAGCTGGTCAGCCTGGAGATCGACCGGGACGCGCTGCTCACCGGGCTCACGCTGGCCTGGTTCGTGTCGCAGCTGCCGGTCGAGTAG
- a CDS encoding amidohydrolase family protein, which produces MRDVDVPGWWRRLGLDGLVDVHVHFLPDQVMEAVWGFFDQAERHYGVAWPITYRTPVAERLRTLGELGVRRFPALVYPHKPDMAAWLNSWAREFAAQTPRCVMSGTFYPEPGAAEYVKEALELGTRIFKVHVQVGDYDPRDEELDSVWGQLADAEVPVVVHCGSGPIPGRHTGPGPFGEVLRNHPRLTAVIAHLGMPEYAEHLALAETYENVHLDTTMALTPFTESLMPFDRDLRPRLAALQDRVVLGSDFPNIPYQYAVQLESLERLDLGDDWLRAVCWENGTRLLDG; this is translated from the coding sequence GTGCGCGATGTGGACGTACCGGGCTGGTGGCGGCGGCTGGGGCTGGACGGGTTGGTGGACGTGCACGTCCACTTCCTGCCGGACCAGGTGATGGAGGCCGTCTGGGGGTTCTTCGACCAGGCCGAGCGGCACTACGGCGTCGCCTGGCCGATCACGTACCGGACGCCGGTGGCCGAGCGGTTGCGGACGCTCGGCGAGCTCGGGGTACGGCGATTCCCGGCGCTCGTGTATCCGCACAAGCCCGACATGGCCGCGTGGCTCAACAGCTGGGCCCGCGAGTTCGCCGCGCAGACGCCGCGGTGCGTCATGAGCGGCACGTTCTACCCCGAGCCCGGCGCCGCGGAGTACGTGAAGGAAGCGCTCGAACTCGGGACCCGGATCTTCAAGGTGCATGTCCAGGTCGGGGACTACGACCCGCGGGACGAGGAGCTCGACAGCGTCTGGGGACAACTCGCCGACGCCGAAGTCCCCGTGGTCGTGCACTGCGGATCCGGGCCGATCCCCGGTCGGCACACGGGCCCCGGTCCGTTCGGCGAGGTACTGCGAAACCACCCGCGCCTCACCGCGGTCATCGCGCACCTGGGCATGCCGGAGTACGCCGAGCACCTGGCGCTCGCCGAGACGTACGAGAACGTGCACCTGGACACGACCATGGCGCTGACCCCGTTCACGGAGTCACTGATGCCGTTCGACCGCGACCTCCGGCCCCGGCTGGCTGCGCTCCAGGACCGCGTCGTGCTCGGCTCGGACTTCCCGAACATCCCGTACCAGTACGCCGTCCAGCTGGAGTCGCTCGAACGCCTCGACCTCGGCGACGACTGGCTGCGCGCAGTCTGCTGGGAGAACGGCACCCGCCTACTCGACGGGTAG
- a CDS encoding glycoside hydrolase family 2 protein, protein MPSTQPRPEHPRPQFTRPDWLNLNGEWQFETDRSDSGLERGLRDRELQQRIVVPFAPETELSGIEDVDYLEAVWYRTTVTVPADWTGKDAVLHFQAVDHDATVWVNGTEVVRHRGGFTPFSANLAGVAGPGEEALIVVRARDPRSGSQARGKQSLNYFNADCHYTRTTGIWQTVWLEAVPSIHLGRPRITPDVAGSVFHVEVPVSANKPGWKVRAVLSDADGEVVAAEVRADLDLAPRLVLAVPADRVRLWDTTDPHLYDVKFELVDADGAVVDTADSYAGLRSVSINGKAILINGKHVFQRLVLDQGYWPESLMTAPSEEALVADIELSLAAGFNGARLHQKVFEERFLYHADRLGYLVWGEFGDWGAGVGNTGGDNQQPTATFVTQWLEAVERDYSHPSIIGWCPLNETHQLLHDRITQLDDVTRAMFLATKAADTTRPVLDASGYSHRVPETDVWDSHNYEQNPAEFAKQMAGLVDDQPYGNTGGHESRPISQPYNGQPYFCSEFGGIWWNPEAANAAGDDRKESWGYGQRVQDEAEFYDRFTGLVDALLDNPLMFGYCYTQLTDVFQEENGIYRFDRSNKLDVPRIKAVQTRAAAYEKD, encoded by the coding sequence ATGCCCAGCACCCAGCCCCGCCCCGAGCACCCCAGACCGCAGTTCACCCGTCCGGACTGGCTGAACCTCAACGGTGAGTGGCAGTTCGAGACCGACCGGTCCGACTCCGGCCTGGAGCGCGGCCTGCGCGATCGTGAGCTGCAGCAGCGCATCGTCGTCCCGTTCGCCCCCGAGACAGAGCTGTCCGGGATCGAGGACGTCGACTACCTCGAAGCCGTCTGGTACCGCACCACCGTCACCGTCCCCGCCGACTGGACCGGCAAGGACGCCGTCCTGCACTTCCAGGCCGTCGACCACGACGCGACCGTCTGGGTGAACGGCACCGAGGTCGTCCGGCACCGCGGCGGCTTCACCCCGTTCAGCGCGAACCTGGCCGGTGTCGCCGGTCCGGGCGAGGAGGCGCTGATCGTGGTCCGCGCCCGCGACCCGCGGTCCGGCAGCCAGGCCCGCGGCAAGCAGAGCCTCAACTACTTCAACGCCGACTGCCACTACACCCGGACCACCGGGATCTGGCAGACCGTCTGGCTCGAGGCCGTCCCCTCGATCCACCTCGGCCGGCCGCGGATCACGCCGGACGTGGCCGGCTCGGTCTTCCACGTCGAGGTCCCGGTCTCGGCGAACAAGCCGGGCTGGAAGGTCCGCGCGGTGCTGTCCGACGCCGACGGCGAGGTGGTCGCCGCCGAGGTGCGCGCCGACCTCGACCTCGCGCCCCGGCTGGTGCTCGCCGTCCCGGCCGACCGGGTCCGGCTCTGGGACACGACCGACCCACACCTGTACGACGTCAAGTTCGAGCTGGTCGACGCCGACGGCGCCGTGGTGGACACCGCGGACAGCTACGCCGGCCTGCGGTCGGTCTCGATCAACGGCAAGGCGATCCTGATCAACGGCAAGCACGTGTTCCAGCGGCTCGTGCTGGACCAGGGCTACTGGCCGGAGAGCCTGATGACGGCGCCGTCCGAGGAGGCGCTGGTCGCGGACATCGAGCTCAGCCTGGCGGCCGGCTTCAACGGCGCCCGGTTGCACCAGAAGGTGTTCGAGGAGCGGTTCCTGTACCACGCGGACCGGCTCGGGTACCTGGTCTGGGGCGAGTTCGGCGACTGGGGTGCGGGCGTCGGTAACACCGGCGGCGACAACCAGCAGCCGACCGCGACGTTCGTGACGCAGTGGCTGGAGGCCGTCGAGCGCGACTACAGCCACCCGTCGATCATCGGCTGGTGCCCGCTGAACGAGACCCACCAGCTGCTGCACGACCGGATCACCCAGCTGGACGACGTCACCCGGGCGATGTTCCTGGCCACCAAGGCGGCGGACACCACCCGGCCGGTCCTGGACGCCTCGGGGTACTCGCACCGGGTCCCGGAGACGGACGTGTGGGACTCGCACAACTACGAGCAGAACCCGGCCGAGTTCGCGAAGCAGATGGCCGGCCTGGTGGACGACCAGCCGTACGGGAACACCGGCGGCCACGAGTCGCGGCCGATCTCCCAGCCGTACAACGGGCAGCCGTACTTCTGCAGCGAGTTCGGCGGGATCTGGTGGAACCCGGAGGCCGCGAACGCCGCCGGCGACGACCGGAAGGAGTCGTGGGGCTACGGCCAGCGGGTCCAGGACGAGGCGGAGTTCTACGACCGCTTCACCGGTCTGGTCGACGCGCTGCTCGACAACCCGCTGATGTTCGGTTACTGCTACACGCAGCTGACCGACGTCTTCCAGGAGGAGAACGGGATCTACCGGTTCGACCGGTCGAACAAGCTCGACGTCCCGCGGATCAAGGCGGTCCAGACCCGCGCCGCGGCGTACGAGAAGGACTGA
- a CDS encoding YeiH family protein: MVQVETRPPRQTSAPASHFIHTVPGLLVVLALAGAAVPLGRLIPVVGGPVFGILLGVATGALAPALRGEWSRPGYDFASKYLLQASIVVLGTGLSLRQVVEVGGGSLPVMLGTLAVALGGAWLFGRWLGVRGDTQILIGVGTGICGGSAIAAATAAIGAKRTSVAYALATIFTFNVVAVLTFPTLGHLLGMSPEAFGLWAGTAINDTSSVVAAGYAYSQQAGDHALVVKLTRSLMLVPIVLGLVILKSRREAKASVQTGSPQQQGTSAELAGRKLPWRKMVPLFLVGFLAAAGLRSAGLVPEAWQPNLSLLGTFLITSALVGIGLSLRLSELRKAGLRPLLLGAVLWICVAASSLGLQQLTGAL, encoded by the coding sequence ATGGTGCAGGTCGAGACTAGGCCACCGCGGCAGACCTCGGCGCCCGCTTCGCACTTCATCCACACCGTCCCCGGACTGCTCGTCGTGCTCGCGCTCGCGGGGGCCGCGGTACCGCTCGGCCGGCTGATCCCGGTGGTGGGCGGACCGGTGTTCGGGATCCTGCTCGGCGTGGCCACCGGTGCGCTGGCTCCCGCCCTGCGCGGCGAGTGGAGCCGGCCCGGGTACGACTTCGCCTCCAAGTACCTCCTGCAGGCGTCGATCGTGGTGCTCGGGACCGGGTTGTCGTTGCGCCAGGTGGTCGAGGTCGGCGGTGGATCGCTGCCGGTGATGCTCGGCACGCTCGCGGTCGCGCTCGGCGGCGCCTGGTTGTTCGGCCGCTGGCTCGGGGTGCGCGGTGACACGCAGATCCTGATCGGGGTCGGGACCGGGATCTGCGGCGGTTCGGCGATCGCCGCCGCGACTGCCGCGATCGGGGCCAAGCGGACCTCGGTGGCGTACGCGCTCGCCACCATCTTCACGTTCAACGTGGTCGCGGTGCTGACCTTCCCGACGCTCGGTCATCTGCTCGGGATGAGCCCGGAGGCGTTCGGGTTGTGGGCCGGGACCGCGATCAACGACACGTCGTCGGTGGTCGCCGCCGGGTACGCGTACAGCCAGCAGGCCGGCGATCACGCGCTCGTGGTCAAGCTGACCCGCTCGCTGATGCTGGTACCGATCGTGCTCGGCCTGGTCATCCTCAAGTCCCGCCGCGAAGCCAAAGCCTCTGTGCAGACCGGATCGCCGCAGCAGCAGGGCACCTCGGCGGAGTTGGCCGGTCGCAAGTTGCCGTGGCGGAAGATGGTGCCGTTGTTCCTGGTCGGGTTCCTCGCCGCGGCCGGACTGCGCAGCGCCGGCCTGGTCCCGGAGGCCTGGCAGCCGAACCTGTCGCTGCTCGGCACGTTCCTGATCACCAGTGCGCTCGTCGGCATCGGCCTGTCGCTGCGGCTCTCCGAGCTCCGCAAGGCCGGGCTGCGGCCGTTGCTGCTCGGCGCCGTGCTCTGGATCTGCGTCGCCGCGAGCAGCCTGGGCCTGCAACAACTCACCGGCGCACTCTGA
- a CDS encoding RidA family protein: MSALSRPQPDGVAPGNGYSQVVTGTGRWVAISGQVALDADGELVGIGDPLAQARQVFDNLDRCLAAAGATFADVVKLNFFVTDVGILPAVRTARDEHVDTANPPASTAVQVVALFKPELVPEVEAYAVVND; the protein is encoded by the coding sequence TTGTCCGCTCTGTCCCGGCCCCAGCCCGACGGTGTTGCTCCTGGCAACGGGTACAGCCAGGTCGTCACCGGTACCGGCCGCTGGGTCGCGATCTCCGGCCAGGTCGCCCTGGACGCGGACGGCGAGCTGGTCGGTATCGGCGATCCGCTGGCGCAGGCGCGGCAGGTGTTCGACAACCTCGACCGCTGCTTGGCCGCGGCCGGAGCGACCTTCGCCGACGTGGTGAAGCTGAACTTCTTCGTCACCGACGTAGGCATCCTTCCCGCGGTCCGCACGGCTCGCGACGAGCACGTGGACACAGCCAACCCGCCCGCGAGCACAGCGGTCCAGGTAGTCGCCCTTTTCAAACCCGAGCTGGTCCCGGAAGTCGAGGCCTACGCCGTGGTGAACGACTAG
- a CDS encoding ArsR/SmtB family transcription factor has translation MTGTREGEELAGWARMLADSTRATVCLALLDGRAWTATELARLAGVSRPTISEHLNVLVAGGLLTEVRQGRHRYVELAGPDTAELLEGLAALAPRRTATANSLATASRRDAFARARTCYDHLAGKLGVALTDAMTNRGLLDWSSGLAITPKGLLWLEDLGIEVETRHGRPAVRACLDVTERRPHVAGAVGAAVCRHALARGWVRRIPGGRAVKVYGSVAELGLADGVVRELRARA, from the coding sequence GTGACCGGGACACGAGAGGGCGAGGAGCTGGCCGGCTGGGCGCGGATGCTGGCCGACAGTACGCGGGCGACTGTGTGCCTGGCGTTGCTCGACGGCCGGGCCTGGACCGCAACCGAGCTCGCACGCCTGGCCGGGGTCTCCCGGCCGACGATCAGCGAGCACCTCAACGTCCTCGTCGCCGGCGGCCTGCTGACCGAGGTACGGCAAGGCCGCCACCGGTACGTCGAACTGGCCGGACCGGACACCGCGGAGCTCCTCGAAGGCCTGGCCGCGCTGGCACCCCGGCGGACCGCGACGGCGAACAGCCTGGCGACCGCGAGCCGGCGGGACGCGTTCGCCCGGGCCCGGACCTGCTACGACCACCTGGCCGGCAAGCTCGGCGTCGCGCTCACCGACGCGATGACGAACCGCGGTCTGCTGGACTGGTCCAGCGGCCTCGCGATCACGCCGAAAGGCCTGCTCTGGTTGGAAGATCTCGGCATCGAGGTGGAGACACGGCACGGCCGGCCCGCGGTCCGCGCCTGCCTCGACGTCACCGAACGACGGCCGCACGTCGCCGGCGCGGTCGGGGCCGCGGTGTGCCGGCACGCGTTGGCGCGGGGCTGGGTACGCCGCATCCCCGGCGGCCGCGCGGTCAAGGTGTACGGATCCGTCGCCGAACTCGGCCTCGCCGACGGCGTCGTCCGGGAGCTGCGGGCGCGAGCCTGA
- a CDS encoding arylamine N-acetyltransferase family protein — MTSTEWSTELLDLDAYLRRIAHPRVGPSAENLRSLHAAHVRAIPFENADVILGTHPGVGLDAIQAKLVGRQRGGYCYEHALLFAAALERLGFEVERRMARVQPHRSGPRTHMVLLVRVDGQEFQADVGFGAGVLYPMPLKDGVVVDQAGWEHQLTSDGELWTLSKRTADGWVPLHASSAEPQRLIDYEVAHHYVATHPHSPFSTKLVVMRLSDGVSRRLVGDELTTEYADGRTESRQVSRNELGTVLADLDVILTDEELAQLGNQR, encoded by the coding sequence ATGACTTCGACCGAGTGGTCCACCGAGCTTCTCGACCTCGACGCGTACCTGCGCCGGATCGCGCATCCGCGGGTCGGGCCGTCCGCCGAGAACCTGCGCAGCCTGCACGCCGCCCACGTCCGCGCGATCCCGTTCGAGAACGCCGACGTGATCCTCGGAACCCATCCAGGGGTCGGGCTCGACGCGATTCAGGCGAAGCTGGTCGGGCGGCAGCGGGGTGGGTACTGCTACGAGCACGCGCTGTTGTTCGCGGCGGCGCTGGAGCGACTCGGGTTCGAGGTGGAACGCCGGATGGCCCGGGTGCAGCCGCATCGGTCGGGGCCGCGGACTCACATGGTGTTGCTCGTTCGCGTGGACGGGCAGGAGTTCCAGGCGGACGTCGGGTTCGGCGCGGGGGTGCTGTACCCGATGCCGCTGAAGGACGGCGTCGTCGTCGACCAGGCCGGCTGGGAGCACCAGTTGACGTCTGACGGCGAGCTGTGGACCCTGTCGAAGCGGACCGCCGACGGCTGGGTACCGCTGCACGCGTCGTCCGCCGAGCCGCAGCGGCTGATCGACTACGAGGTCGCGCATCACTACGTCGCGACGCATCCGCATTCGCCGTTCTCCACCAAACTGGTCGTGATGCGCCTGTCCGACGGGGTGAGCCGCCGGCTGGTCGGCGACGAGCTCACCACCGAGTACGCCGACGGGAGAACCGAGAGTCGCCAGGTCAGCCGCAATGAACTCGGTACGGTCCTCGCCGACCTCGACGTGATCCTCACCGACGAGGAACTCGCACAACTGGGGAACCAGCGGTAG
- a CDS encoding MBL fold metallo-hydrolase produces the protein MTVTRRGVLRGTAAAAVGAAGAVGIRSAADAATQRGTEGSAVQREPVEFTWWGNHAWQIRSGGVTVLTDPWLTRFKTGTYSPEGADDTTRIVSKPAIIDKYVTTADAILVHHGHYDHLPDVPYIARRTKATVLGNETHLNLLRALRAPEDQLSQVVGGEYLPFTGFTVEVFRSLHSCGGARHQFAYPGTRPGAVPPKPRTIADLVEGGTLAYVITIGGLRILSLSTAGFDPISLKDLEVDVVLAAPGGEPGVTDRLLATLKPVRTVVATHWDDFDQPLDEPAVDWGGLAKLRASALAAGADFKTVDHLQTLTL, from the coding sequence ATGACGGTGACGCGCAGGGGAGTACTCAGGGGAACCGCGGCAGCAGCGGTCGGTGCGGCAGGTGCCGTCGGCATCCGGAGCGCCGCCGACGCGGCCACCCAGCGCGGTACCGAGGGGAGTGCTGTGCAGCGCGAGCCGGTCGAATTCACCTGGTGGGGTAACCACGCCTGGCAGATCCGCTCGGGCGGGGTGACCGTGCTGACCGATCCGTGGCTGACCCGCTTCAAGACGGGAACGTACTCGCCCGAAGGCGCCGACGACACCACCAGGATCGTCAGCAAGCCGGCGATCATCGACAAGTACGTGACCACCGCGGACGCGATTCTCGTCCACCACGGGCACTACGACCATCTCCCCGACGTGCCGTACATCGCGCGCCGGACCAAGGCGACCGTGCTCGGCAACGAGACCCACCTCAACCTGCTGCGGGCCCTGCGTGCGCCGGAGGACCAGCTCAGCCAGGTGGTCGGCGGGGAGTACCTGCCGTTCACGGGGTTCACGGTCGAGGTGTTCCGGTCGCTGCACTCGTGCGGGGGCGCGCGGCACCAGTTCGCGTACCCGGGGACGCGGCCGGGCGCGGTCCCGCCGAAGCCGCGGACGATCGCGGACCTGGTCGAGGGCGGCACGCTCGCGTACGTCATCACCATCGGCGGGCTGCGCATCCTCAGCCTCAGCACGGCCGGCTTCGACCCGATCTCGCTGAAGGACCTCGAGGTCGACGTCGTCCTGGCCGCGCCCGGTGGTGAGCCCGGCGTCACCGATCGCCTGCTCGCCACCCTCAAGCCGGTCCGGACGGTCGTCGCGACCCACTGGGACGACTTCGACCAGCCGCTGGACGAGCCCGCTGTCGACTGGGGCGGCCTGGCCAAGCTCCGCGCCTCAGCGCTCGCGGCCGGCGCCGACTTCAAGACCGTCGATCACCTGCAAACGCTGACTCTCTGA